In Pseudomonas sp. Leaf58, one DNA window encodes the following:
- a CDS encoding alpha/beta fold hydrolase, producing MIQPVAERTPAGTSYLSVGQGQPVVLIHGVGLNKEMWGGQIVGLANDYRVIAYDMLGHGQSRVPAADTPLEGYADQLAELLDHLQIAQATVIGFSMGGLVARAFALNYPQRLAALVVLNSVFNRTPEQSAGVIARAAQAAELGPDANVDAALDRWFSREYKAANPAQVAAIRQVLASNDPQGYHTTYSLFATQDMYRAGDLGSIQVPTLIATGELDSGSTPAMTRQLAASIPGARSVVLAEQRHMMPVEAPREVNKMLIDFLSHARTLTESAKGIVA from the coding sequence ATGATTCAGCCTGTCGCTGAACGCACACCTGCCGGCACCAGCTACCTGTCCGTCGGCCAGGGCCAACCCGTGGTACTGATCCACGGCGTGGGCCTGAACAAAGAGATGTGGGGCGGGCAGATCGTTGGCCTGGCCAATGACTACCGCGTCATCGCCTACGACATGCTCGGCCATGGGCAAAGCCGTGTACCGGCGGCCGACACACCACTGGAAGGCTATGCCGACCAGCTCGCCGAGCTGCTCGACCACCTGCAAATTGCCCAAGCCACCGTGATCGGTTTCTCCATGGGCGGCCTGGTCGCTCGTGCATTCGCCCTCAACTACCCGCAGCGCCTGGCTGCGCTGGTGGTGCTCAACAGCGTGTTCAACCGCACCCCCGAGCAGAGCGCTGGGGTTATCGCCCGTGCCGCCCAGGCTGCCGAGCTGGGCCCCGACGCCAACGTCGACGCCGCGCTCGACCGCTGGTTCAGCCGTGAATACAAGGCTGCCAACCCGGCCCAGGTCGCCGCCATTCGCCAAGTGCTGGCGAGCAACGACCCGCAGGGCTACCACACCACTTATTCGCTGTTCGCCACTCAGGACATGTATCGCGCGGGTGACCTGGGCAGTATCCAGGTACCCACGCTGATCGCCACCGGCGAACTTGACTCGGGCTCCACCCCGGCCATGACCCGTCAGCTTGCGGCCAGCATCCCTGGCGCACGCAGCGTGGTCCTCGCCGAGCAACGGCATATGATGCCGGTGGAAGCGCCGCGCGAAGTCAACAAAATGCTCATCGACTTCCTCAGCCACGCCCGCACCCTCACCGAATCCGCCAAGGGGATTGTTGCATGA
- a CDS encoding amino acid synthesis family protein: MSFEIRKIVTYSEETRIEGGKATDKPVTMVGLAVVIKNPWAGRGFVEDLKPEIRANCSALGALMVERLTAAIGGADKIEAYGKAAVVGADGEIEHASAVIHTLRFGNHYREAVQAKSYLSFTNKRGGPGTSIQIPMMQKDDEGLRSHYITLEMQIEDAPRADEIVVVLGAADGGRLHPRIGNRYIDLEELAAEKANAQ; this comes from the coding sequence ATGAGTTTCGAAATCCGCAAGATCGTCACCTACTCCGAAGAGACCCGCATCGAAGGCGGCAAGGCCACCGACAAGCCGGTGACCATGGTCGGCCTGGCCGTGGTGATCAAGAACCCATGGGCCGGTCGCGGTTTCGTTGAAGATCTGAAGCCGGAAATCCGCGCCAACTGCTCAGCGCTGGGTGCACTGATGGTCGAGCGCCTGACCGCTGCCATCGGCGGTGCCGACAAAATCGAAGCCTATGGCAAGGCCGCCGTTGTCGGCGCCGACGGCGAAATCGAGCACGCTTCGGCGGTGATCCACACCCTGCGCTTTGGCAACCACTACCGCGAAGCGGTACAGGCCAAGAGCTACCTGAGCTTCACCAACAAGCGCGGCGGCCCGGGCACCTCGATCCAGATCCCAATGATGCAGAAGGACGACGAAGGCCTGCGTTCGCACTACATCACCCTGGAAATGCAGATCGAAGACGCCCCGCGTGCCGATGAAATCGTCGTGGTTTTGGGTGCTGCCGACGGCGGCCGCCTGCATCCGCGCATCGGCAACCGCTACATCGACCTGGAAGAACTGGCTGCCGAAAAAGCCAACGCTCAATAA